In the genome of Massilibacterium senegalense, the window CGTTTCATCACGAAGAACCAGACGAATCACTCCCTTGGAAACAACGTTACAATATGAACTTAAAAAAAATAAGTACAGGAAACATTGACGAATGTGCAGAAGTCGTTCGTGACTTAATTCATAGCAACAAAAAAAGAACCTTAAATGCAAGCGAAAAGAAAATGCTCGATACTGCTAAAAAAATTCTTATTAGTGAATTTTCATTAGTGAAAAAAATTCCTGAAAATCAAGTAATTTCGTTATTTAAAATACAAAATATCGAAGCATAATTGTCAAACCTAAATGGAAGGTTTTAAGTAGAATCATTCCTCTATTTAACCCTTCTACACTTAGCCATTTCTACTACCATCCTACAACAATTCCTTCTTCTCACGAAACAACGTTTGGATTTTTTTATACATGAAAAAACAAAGCACATGATAGGCGGATGATCTATCATGTGCTTTTGTTAAAATTTTAATTTTTTTAGCGCATCTGCTAAAGCAGTATTCATCGGTTCTTCTTGTTTTTGTTGTTTTAAATATTTTTGTACATCTCTTTTGGATGCTTTACTAGTTTTATTTTGCTTTTTCCGTTTTTGGAATGTAGATAATTTTTCCCGATGACCACAAGAACAAACGAAAATTTGTCCTTCCCCTTCTCCGCGTAATTCTAATCGCTTATGACAGTTCGGACAACGAGCATTCGTTAATTTTGATACATGTTTCCGGTATCCACAAGCACGATCTTGACAAACGAGCATTTTTCCCCGTTTTCCGTTTACTTCAAGCAACAGTTTCCCGCACTCTGGACATTTACTACCTGTAATATTATCATGCTTAAATTTCTTATCACTCTGTTTAATCTCACGTGTCACAGCTTTTGTATAAGCATAAATGTCTTTCATAAACAGCTCTGGTTTTAGCTTTCCTTTCGCGATTGCTTCTAACTTTTGCTCCCATTCACCCGTTAACGCTGGTGATTTTAAATCTTCTGGTACTAAGTCTAACAGCTGCTTCCCTTTCGATGTTAACCAAATGTCATTTCCTTTTTTCTCTATTACAAATGTATGAAATAATTTTTCAATAATATCCGCACGTGTCGCAACCGTCCCAAGACCACCTGCTTCATGTAATGATTTTTTCAATGCCTGGCTTTCTGTTTCCATAAATTTTGTCGGGTTTTCCATGGCAGATAATAATGTTCCTTCATTAAAACGAGCCGGCGGTGTTGTCTCTCCTTCTGTTGCGGTCAGTGTTAATACAGGCAACGTGTCGCCTTCTCGGACGTTTGGTAACGACATTTCGTCCTCTATTTCTTTTCCGTATATTTCTTTCCATCCTAATTTTTTAATGACAGTTCCTTTTGCAACAAACCGTTCTCCATCAATTTTCACTTCTGCTACCGTTTGTTCATACACGTAAGGAGGCATCAATACCGCTAAAAATCGTTTCACAATCAAATCATAAATACGTCGTTCTTTATCTGATAATTCCATCCATAAAGGTGTTTGTTCAGTCGGAATGATGGCGTGGTGATCACTTACTTTATGATCATTTACAAACGAACCATTTGGCTTTATACCGTTTTTGATTACTTTAGTAGCAAAAGGAGCGTACGGCTTCACTTGTACTGCTTGCACACGTTCTTCTAACGTTGCGACGATGTCACTGGTAAGATAACGAGAATCTGTACGCGGGTACGTGACTACTTTATGACGTTCATATAACTTTTGCATAATAGAGAGCGTTTCTTTTGCAGAATATCCAAAAAGTTTATGTGCATCCCGTTGTAGTTCTGTTAAATCATATAATGCTGGAGCATACGATTTTTTTTCTGTTCGTTTTACCGATTGAATGGCGGCATCTTTTCCTCGTAATCGTCGCAATAAGTCATCTCGTTTTTCTTTTGAGAATGTTTTTGTATCATTGCTTTTCGCATCTCGCCACGTACATTTTATCTCTCCAGCAACAGCTGTAATGCCAAAATATTTTTTCGGTTGAAAATGTTTAATTTCTTCTTCTCGTTTCGCAATGATTGCAAGCGTTGGTGTTTGTACCCGTCCACACGATAATTGTGCATTAAATTTCGTCGTTAATGCACGTGTTGCATTAATACCAACGAGCCAGTCCGCTTCCGCACGTGCCACTGCCGAACGGTATAAATTTTCATACTGGCGAGCGTCTTTCAATTGACGAAAACCATCGCGAATCGCCTTATCCGTTACCGATGAAATCCATAACCGTTTCATTGGCTTTTTCACATGTGCTTTATCGATAATCCACCGAGCAACAAGCTCGCCTTCTCGGCCTGCATCCGTCGCAATCACGATAGTTTGTACATCTTTACGATTTAATTGCGTTTTGACGTTTTGAAACTGTTTTCCTGTTTTTTTAATCACAACCGTTTTTAACGGGTCTGGCATTAGTGGTAAATCCGCTAAATTCCACGTTTTATATTGATTTCCGTATGCCTCAGGGTCTGCATGCGTTACTAAATGCCCTAACGCCCATGTAACAACATACTCTTTTCCTTCTAAAAAACCATTCCCTTTTTTATTACAATGAAGAACCCTTGCAATATCTCTGGCAACAGATGGCTTTTCTGCTAATACTACTGTTTTTCCCATAGTCACAATCCTTTCTAGTCGCTATTTCCTTATTATATCACGTAAAAAAACCGTTCCACCATGGACGCGGAACGGTCTATCATTATTGATTCGGTAACCCACAACTTCCATCTGTACAACCTGGTGCTTGCTCTCCTAAATCTTGTAACGGACCAGATGGATTTTCTTCTTGCCACACTTTTTGTAGTACTTCTAAAAACACTTCCACTGGTTGCGCACCAGAAAGTGCATATTTTTTATTAAACACAAAAAACGGAACGCCTCGAACACCAATTTGTTGTGCCATGTGTTCATCGGCCCGTACTTCATTCACATATGCTTTGTCATCTTTTAACATACATAACAATTCGGAACGATTTAATCCAAATTCTTCCCCAATCGCCACTAACGTTTGGATATCACCTATATGTTTAGATTCCACAAAATAAGCATGCAAAAGTTTTTCTGTAATTTCTTTTTCTTTTCCATGTGTCGCTGCAAATTTTACTAAACGGTGTGCATGCAATGTATTCGTTGACTTCATTCCGTCAAAGTTATACGTTAGCCCAACTGTTTTTGCTTGTTCGCCAATATTTTCATGCATTTGTTTCGCTTCTTCTACGCTCATTCCATATTTTTTTGCTAATGATTCATGAATAGATAGCGGAACATTTTCAGGTACATTCGGGTCTAATTCATAACTTCTATATTCTATTTCCACTTTATCTTGATGTGGGAATTTTTCTAATGCTTGTTCTAATCGTCGTTTCCCAATATAACAAAATGGACATACGAAATCAGACCATACTTCGATTTTCATTTCAACACCTCATTTTATTTGTATAACCTATCTATAATTGTATCATAGAATAACAAAAAGGCGCCTTACCGAAACTTTTTCGGTACTATCAATATTTTTGTATAAATGACTTTTCAACCCTTTTAGGTAGAATGTCACTTCTGTATTGAATTGAACTTGTTCGAAGGATTGATTTTGATATTTCGCGCTGGTGCGTCCTACTCCCCCTATGTATGTAACTCCTCGAACATCCTTTTGATTGCTGCACGTGTTTTGTTAAAACCAATATGACCGCAGATCGCATTACACTGATTGTAAACTTCAAATTGCGTCACTAAGAAGTGTTCCAGTGATTTTTCATTCGGGAACTGTTCTTTTCTTTTTGTATATTTCTTAATTTGCTTATTAGACGACTCAATTAAATTCGTAGAGTAAATACTTCGCCAAATAGTTTTAGGGAAAGGATAAAATGTAAGTAAATATGGGTTTTCAGATAAGCCGTCTACCACTTTTTTATATTGCTTTTTCCATTTTTCTCAAAAAGCGTTTAGTACAGCTTGCCCAGCTTCTCTGTCTGTCGCTTAAGGAATAGCTTTAAAATCATCACAGATTGCTTGGTGATATTACGTGCCACGTGAACAAGACAAACTTGGTATTTGGCTTTTGGGAACACAGTGACAACAGCGTCAACCATCCCCTTTAGAGCGTCAGAAACAAATAGCAGGACATCTTCGATGCCGCGTTCTTTTCATTCTTCTAAAAGTTCCTACCAATTGTAAGCTGGCTCCGTAGAAGCAATGGTATACGCTAAAACTTCCTTTGAGCCGTCTTCACAGATACCAATAGCAATATAGACTACAGTATCACGGCGAACAGTAATGTAGGTAGCATCCAAGTACACGCACACATAACGATTATGTAAAGGACGCTTATTAAATGCTTCTACCGTATCAGACACGGCTTTTGTCATATTGGATATGGTTTGTGGTGTATAGTGATGACCGTACATTTTCTCAATCAGATTCGAGATTTCAGACATCGTAATGCCCTTTGGAATAGAAGGATAACAGTAGAATCTAATGTGTCGTTAGAGCGTTTATATGACGCTACAGTCTGTTGTTTAAACTCTCCATTGCGATTACGAGGAATTTGGATATTTAAATCACCGTATTCTGTGTGAAGTGTATGAGAATAAGAATCGTTGCGCGAATTACTTGAGTTAAAACCGATACGGTCATACTTTTCGTAATCAAGGAAAGCAGTTAATTCTGTCGCTAATAGTGAGTTAATAGCTGTTTCTAAATGGCTACGAAAAACTTCCATAATATCTTGTTTTTTACTAGAGCATCGACTATTTCTGTTGTAAACGGATTCATAGGGAAGATCCCTTTTCTGGGATTAGTTGTGGTGACTTAATGCTACTAGGAAAGGGTCTTCCTTTTTACATGAAATTTTTCATTTACACAAAATATTTTATAATCTCATTTTTATAACTATTTTACAAAAAATATTAAAAAATGTATAATAGTTATAAAAAGAAATAAGGTAAAAAAATAAAAAGAAAGGTGTTATATTATGAAAATAAAAAAATATTTTTTAAATATTTTTTTTATATTTATCTTAATCTTCTTTGCGACAAGATTATATTCTGACTTAGTTACTCAACCTCATGAATATAAAAACGTACTGATATTCTTAATAACATCAATTTCAGCTTTACTAATTTTTTATTATCTAAAACTGAAAAAAAAATACAAAAAAACCGTTGCTGGATCAATTTCTTTTGTCCCTTTTCTAATCATAAATATT includes:
- a CDS encoding CarD family transcriptional regulator, which translates into the protein MEVDHLFEIGDKIVYPMHGAGVIESIEEKEILGKKMTYYVINIPISNMNVMIPMEKVEESGIRSVVDKNTLEHVLYTFHHEEPDESLPWKQRYNMNLKKISTGNIDECAEVVRDLIHSNKKRTLNASEKKMLDTAKKILISEFSLVKKIPENQVISLFKIQNIEA
- a CDS encoding DsbA family oxidoreductase, producing MKIEVWSDFVCPFCYIGKRRLEQALEKFPHQDKVEIEYRSYELDPNVPENVPLSIHESLAKKYGMSVEEAKQMHENIGEQAKTVGLTYNFDGMKSTNTLHAHRLVKFAATHGKEKEITEKLLHAYFVESKHIGDIQTLVAIGEEFGLNRSELLCMLKDDKAYVNEVRADEHMAQQIGVRGVPFFVFNKKYALSGAQPVEVFLEVLQKVWQEENPSGPLQDLGEQAPGCTDGSCGLPNQ
- a CDS encoding DNA topoisomerase III; translated protein: MGKTVVLAEKPSVARDIARVLHCNKKGNGFLEGKEYVVTWALGHLVTHADPEAYGNQYKTWNLADLPLMPDPLKTVVIKKTGKQFQNVKTQLNRKDVQTIVIATDAGREGELVARWIIDKAHVKKPMKRLWISSVTDKAIRDGFRQLKDARQYENLYRSAVARAEADWLVGINATRALTTKFNAQLSCGRVQTPTLAIIAKREEEIKHFQPKKYFGITAVAGEIKCTWRDAKSNDTKTFSKEKRDDLLRRLRGKDAAIQSVKRTEKKSYAPALYDLTELQRDAHKLFGYSAKETLSIMQKLYERHKVVTYPRTDSRYLTSDIVATLEERVQAVQVKPYAPFATKVIKNGIKPNGSFVNDHKVSDHHAIIPTEQTPLWMELSDKERRIYDLIVKRFLAVLMPPYVYEQTVAEVKIDGERFVAKGTVIKKLGWKEIYGKEIEDEMSLPNVREGDTLPVLTLTATEGETTPPARFNEGTLLSAMENPTKFMETESQALKKSLHEAGGLGTVATRADIIEKLFHTFVIEKKGNDIWLTSKGKQLLDLVPEDLKSPALTGEWEQKLEAIAKGKLKPELFMKDIYAYTKAVTREIKQSDKKFKHDNITGSKCPECGKLLLEVNGKRGKMLVCQDRACGYRKHVSKLTNARCPNCHKRLELRGEGEGQIFVCSCGHREKLSTFQKRKKQNKTSKASKRDVQKYLKQQKQEEPMNTALADALKKLKF